CTAACCGCAATTGCCGAAAAAAAAGAAGAACCTATGGCTGCAAAAAAGAAGATCGAAACTCCACCAGAACCAATCAACATTGTTCAAACACAAAAAAAATCTAACGAACCGTGGCAATCCGATGTAAAGTTGGACGATCTGAACAGGCATATCTGTAACTGCACAAAGTGCAGACTTGGTACTACACGGACGAAGTTTGTCTTTGGCGTCGGCAATCCAAAAGCAGATCTCCTGGTGATTGGTGAAGCGCCGGGAGCAGATGAAGATAAGCAAGGCGAACCATTCGTAGGACGTGCGGGACAATTGCTGAATAAGATTTTAGAAGCAGTTAATTTTAAACGTGAAGAAGTGTATATCGCAAATATTTTAAAATGTCGTCCGCCGGAAAACCGCCGCCCTCATCCGGACGAAGTGGAACAGTGCGAACCGTATTTGTGGAAACAGATTGAGCTGATCAAACCAAAATTTATTCTCTGTCTCGGACTCACAGCGGCGCAGACATTGTTAAAAACAGAAGAGTCTCTCACTAATTTGCGCGCATCTGTTCACAATTATCATGGCGTACCGACGTTTGTTACGTATCATCCCGCAGCACTGTTGAGAAATCCGAACTGGAAACGCCCAACATGGGAAGATGTGCAGAAGCTGAGAAAAATGTATGATGAAACAATTAACAATAAACAATAATCAATCAGCATACAGTCGTTCCTGATTCAGGAATAAGGTAATTGATTAATGTTCACTGATCATTGAAATTATGGCTGACCAAAATATAGAACAATCTTCAGGACGCGTACCACCGCAGGCAATGGATGTGGAAATGTCCGTGCTGGGAGCAATGCTGATGGAAAAAGAGGCAATTTCCCATTCGCTCGAAATCCTGGACGAGGATGCATTTTATAAACCTGCTCATGTGGAGATCTTTAAAGCAATCATCTCCCTGTTCGAAAAAAACGAAGCGGCGGATTCCATCACTGTTGTGGAAGAACTTCGCCGTGCCGGAAAGTTGGACAGTGTCGGCGGTCCTCTCTACATTTCCGATTTGACAATGCGCGTAACATCTGCCGCGAATGTGGAATATCACGCAAAGATCGTTTTGGAAAAGGCTCTCCTTCGGAATCTCATCTCCACCAGTACGGAAATTACCAGTCGTGCTTTTAATGAACAGGATGATGCGCTGGATCTTTTGGATGAAGCGGAAAATAAAATTTTCCAAATCTCCGAAAAGAGAATGAAAAAGACTTTTGTACCGATGAAAGAAGCGGTCTTTTCAACCATGGAAATGCTCGAAAGTATCC
The Bacteroidota bacterium DNA segment above includes these coding regions:
- a CDS encoding uracil-DNA glycosylase, whose product is MPESEIEKILSDAQRFLQQEQLLFGNSLYHETIVTKTSLTAIAEKKEEPMAAKKKIETPPEPINIVQTQKKSNEPWQSDVKLDDLNRHICNCTKCRLGTTRTKFVFGVGNPKADLLVIGEAPGADEDKQGEPFVGRAGQLLNKILEAVNFKREEVYIANILKCRPPENRRPHPDEVEQCEPYLWKQIELIKPKFILCLGLTAAQTLLKTEESLTNLRASVHNYHGVPTFVTYHPAALLRNPNWKRPTWEDVQKLRKMYDETINNKQ